Below is a genomic region from Hevea brasiliensis isolate MT/VB/25A 57/8 chromosome 3, ASM3005281v1, whole genome shotgun sequence.
TGGGGCTAATTCttttggtttttgagataaatggGTTGATTTGATTGACAGAAATCTGCTTGACTTGTTATTATTGTCTCCCACTCAAAAGCCAAGCGCATAGGCTCAAGGTGcttttttgttctcatttgttacATATGCGAGTGTAGATTCTGCCTTACTTTACTAgattatcaaattaaaaaaaagtaaaacaGATCAAACTTTACCATTTGCTTTTAAAAAAGAAAACTTATatatcttttttaaaaaaattccatTAGAATATGGACAAGAAGAAAATTGTAAAGCGTTTTTGGGACCATATCGGACAAGTTCTTTATCCATTTCAAAAGTGAATGTTAGCATAAGTAGCTAAACTACCCTATATAAGGAACAAGTTTTGGAAGCCATTGAATCTGCATTGCATTCTTCTATGATTGTTTGATAAATATGGTGGTGGGATCTAGTATCTTTGATAAAGAAGTTCTGCTATTTTCCCCTTCAGAAGGAAAATAGTCCTTTCAAGAGCTTTTCTTCCAGCACTAGATGCTATGATACAGAGCACCACTAGGTTAGATTTCAACCAATAAATGGTGATAAAGGTACCTGGGCCAAcatcacattttttttttatttctggaCCACCAAAAACCTGGCTATAATATTTTCCCCCTTTAGGGAAGAGAAGTCAtgttttatttgttaattatgaatttaaccgCAATTACTAATTAGTTAATCTACCTATTATATTGTGTTCTTTTCAAGAAATCAAGCAAAGCTGGTTCATCTTCTCCTTGGCTTAGCATTAGATAGTCTGTACTTGCTCAATGGAAAGACCAAGTAATTCAATTTACAAAATCTAATGTTAAGACTCCATTTGTTTTACATAAAATATATCCGAGTGATATCTATTTCCTCTCTAAAAGAAAGGGTGACTCTAATtctctatttttatctttttttcttttatggtAGTCCACGTCATTTTCTTCTTAGATGTCATGCATGTCCATGTTCTCATATGACTTCAATTCGTGACCACTAAGCCATCTGTCCAATATCCTATACAGTTCCATTTCCTTATTAATTGCAAGAATTAATGGTGACTTTTATATTCCTGAGTACATAACATTTTAGCAATTAGGCTTCATTTGCTGAAAATATTATatgtatttatataatgtatatatgaatgtttttatattttattaagattattAAAGTCTAAAAGATAGAAAATAATTTCGTCTTTTGAAAAGAGAAAACTTTCttttaattaggaaaatattttttattaattcattTTCTTGAGTATTTTAAACgctaaaaaatgtgaaaaatattttaaaaaatatatattttttaaacaaaTGGAGCCCTTATGTTCAATATTGAACCAAAAACAACAATTTAAATAGTTTTaataatttaagaattttatttcCCACTAGAGTTGGGGAAATTAATTAGTTGGCCTTTAGCATCAAATGGTAAAGATTGAAGACTATAATGCTTTTAAGCTGTTTGCACTTCTACAAGCAAAGATACCAAAAAGCATTACTAAAGTGGCTGCACAGACAATACCATTATGAATCTGGCTgctttgatttgatttaattagAACTTCAAAGGTCAAGAGTATTTTCAGTGTTATATAAATGAAATCTTTTAGTTTTCGTTTCCTCCTTGGATTTATTAAGAACATGCTTGGGGTAGTCTAATTAAAAGTTAAACCTAGCCATATCCTCACAATCATGAAGACAGTGGGAACTACTCCCATTTTTAAGCAGACTAATATGTTTTCCTTTTTCCTAGTAGGTAGACCATCAGTTTACTTAAACATCTAAAACATGAAATTTGTAAGCAAACATATCTGTAAGTGGCATTAAAGCAGGGTGGGCTCTtatatcatataaaaaaaaaagatatgaaTTTAATTCCACTCTAAAAGCTAGCTCGAGGGGAAGAGGTTTGCACAAATCTTATATTTAACACAAACACCTTATTCTTATTCCAAATCAATGTGGGACAACATGGTAGTAGCATTGTGAGGCAGATGAAATTGGTTGCTTGCTTATTCCTTTTGTGTACGCAAAAATGATCCTATATATTCAGTTTCTTATAAGCATGTGTCAAAATTTGAGCAGCACAAGTAAAAAAGTAAGCAACCAGgaggggaagagagagagagagagagtgagagagagagagattataaATCTTAATATGGAATAAACAAAACCATGCATGGCTTGTAGCATAGATGATATATGGGTAGGGTCTAAAAGCAAAGAAACTGCTACTGCTTCTTTTAAAGATTCTTCTAGGACATCCTTCACTCCTGCTCTCCCCTGATCATTATCTTCTTTAGCAGATGAAAACTAGCTACCATGTTCTATAGCTAAAGGGATTGTGTATGGTACAGGAAACAACATGgtgaagatgatgatgatgaaggaCCCCGTGTTGGATGAATGAGGTAACAAGTCCTAACTTATGAATTCTTAGACTTTAGCATTTCTCTGTGCATTCTAAAGCTGCAGAGTATAGGTGGCTTGGAAAGTTTCTGATGATCCTCTTCTTATAtgcttcttccatttgagtttcTTTTCTTCCTTGCTTAAGTTTCTTTCTTGTGGCGTCATCTGTGGATAAAAAACTCACAATCAGTTCTTACAGTTATTAGATGATCATTTTGCCTTATCAATCCTTATTTTGTATGTATAAATTTTCAAAGTAGTCGTTTATCTTTCCCAATAGGGTTTAAATATCTAATTCTGTCATGTCTTCCAATTACTATTTGGTTTCATTGTTAAACATTTCCTGAGAATTGTTTCCTCACTTTTTCCAATGGGATTTGAATTTTAACTTTGGCACTTTCTCCATGTTCTCCTCATCTTTAATTTTgcaaacctcaacttgagctttagCAGGTGAATTATAGATGATGATTCAGtgtttcttgaattttttttgCTTCCATTCTTGTCCATTCCATTTGTGTTTTGTTCTGCATATAAAGAAAGATCTACCATTAAGGAAATACCTTTTCAGCCACAACTAATTaagctaaaaatttaataaaatacctTCCATGGAAATATCTGCTAAACATGTCTAACTTGTAATTTTTTctttttgataattaatttattaatttttaatttacaagTAATTTTGATCTGCAGTATCTTTTTCTTAACAGTTGCATCATCTTCAAATTTTCATGGGACAAACACTATAATTTTGAAGTGACCACTGGTTTTTATCTATGCATCACCTGATTTCTTTCAGGTAAGATCTGTTAAGGGCATGTTCCACTGTCCTGAAGTGATAATTGCTTGTCACCTTTGGggtaaagaagaagaaaattgcaAAAATGAAGTTTATGAAACTAGGAACACGGCCGGATACTTTCTATACAGAAGAGGCTACCAGGTATGCACAGATCTATACATCATTGAAAAACTGCAAATGCATGAGTTGTCTTTGTTCATGTTAATTTTGCAATGCAGGTCTGTAATATCAGATGTACCTAGTGACTTCGTTGTACATATCAACAACATTAGTTACCTTCTTCATAAGGTACGAGTCCTATTGATTCTGTGTGAATGCTTCCTATTCAGGCTTAATATTTGCTTAATATTTAAAATGCTTCCTATCCCATTCAAAGGAAGATAACTTTGATCCTTGTTGATTTTGCTGTTAGTTGCAGTTTCCCCTTCTTCCAAAGTGTGGCCTTCTACAAAGATTATGTTCAGATTCTGATGATTCAAGCACTGTTAGTATAGAGCTTCATGACCTTCCTGGAGGGGAAGAAGCTTTTGAGCTGTGTGCTAAGTATTGCTATGGCATAACAATCGATCTCAGTGCACATAATTTTGTACCTGCCTTTTGTGCAGCTAAATTCCTTCGAATGACTGAATCGATTGAGAAGGGAAATTTTGTTCTGAAACTCGAGTACTTCTTCAATTCGTGCATACTTGAAGGTTGGAAGGATTCCATTACCACTCTGCAGACCACAGCCAAGTTGACCGAGTGGTCAGAGAACCTTGGAATCATCAGAAAATGCATCGATTCAATTGCCCAAAAAATCCTCACTGCCCCAGAAAAGGTCGATTAAGTTACTGCCATAATCCATAGCTTACAAGAAAGCAGCGTGTTTCATTACTCACTAGAACTTACCTGGAAAATAACTTTTCTTTGCAGGTCACATGGTCCTACACTTATACTAGGCCAGGGTACAAAAAGACCCGGGAGTCCATCCCGAGGGATTGGTGGACAGAGGACATATCTGACCTTGATATAGATCTCTTTCGATTTATAATCACAGCCATCAGATCAACATATATGCTGCCACCACAGCTTATAGGTGAAGCCTTGCACGTATATGCCTGTCGTTGGTTACCAGACACTAAAAGGATTAAACCCCATGAGAGTTCAGTTTCTCAAAATGATGATGATGTTACAGAAAAGAATAGACGAATTCTTGAATCCATTGTGAGTATGATTCCAGAAGACAGAGGATCAGTTTCAGCTGGTTTCTTGCTAAGACTTCTTGGCATTGCAAACTACCTAGGAGCATCCCCAGTTCTGAAGACAGAACTCATAAGGAAATCTAGTCTGCAAATAGAAGAGGCAACAGTGagcgacttagtgtttccttcacaATCATCCTCCAGTCAGCATCTTTATGATACTGATTTGGTTCTGTCGGTAGTAGAAAGTTTCTTGATTCTATGGAGAAGACAACCACCAGAAACCGTAGAAAACACTCGGCTTATAAGAGCAATTAGAAAGGTTGGAAAGCTCATTGACACTTACCTCCAAGTGGTTTCAAGGGATAAGAACATGCCTGTATCAAAAGTAGTATCACTTGCTGAAGCTTTACCAGATATTGCCAGGAAAGATCATGATGACCTTTACAAGGCTATCAACATTTATCTCAAGGTAAGGTATTAAAACCATATAAAATATCAGATATGTATTCCCAAAATAGGCAATTTTCAAGCATACTATTTCATTTAAAACAGGAGCATCCTGATCTAGGCAAAGAAGACAAGAAGCGTTTATGCAGGAGTCTAGACTGCCAAAAGTTGTCTCGAGAAGTGCGAGCCCACGCTGTGAAGAACGAGCGGCTACCATTGAGAACAGTTGTTCAAGTCCTTTTCTTTGAGCAAGAGAAAGGTTCCAGGGCAACTGATTCTAGAATGCTACCGCGCGAATTATTCTCCAGGGGGAAACAGATGCAAATATCTGGAGAAGAACTAAATAAGCTACATTTAGGTGGAGATGAGCAATCTGTCAGAATGGAGGAAATGAGAAGAACTCCAATGCCCAACCTCAATAAGCTACATTTAGGTGGAGATGAGCAATCTGTCAGACTAGAGGAAATGAGAAGAACTGCAATGCCTGAAAGCAGCACAAGAGATTTTCCCAAAAACAAGAGACCAGATAAAAATTCACAGCTTGAATCTGAAATAGAGGAAGTAGAATCCAAGTGGGAGAAAGATGCTAGAGAAGAAGGAATCTCTGGAAGCAAGTTAGACCCCAAGAAAATATTGCAAAGCAGAATTAGATTGGACCACGGCCCTGATAAAGTTAGGGACAGATAGCACAATGACCACTTCTCTCCTTTCTTCTGCACTGTTGCAATTCCGTTCTTTCTGCAAGAAATGTTCAATTTTGGAGTCAGTTTCTCCATTTGTTTCAGTATTTAGACTTTATACCTCTTAGCAGCttccaattttatttatttatttatttttatcttgtTGTAGCAATTTCATTCCATCATCTGCTAAAATGCATCTATATAGTCGAGTTAAAAGGAAATCATTGTACACTATCTTATATGCTAGATATAATTTTAACAACGTAATTGATAGTATCTAACTATGAATATTAGGTCAATAGTACTGAAATTGTATTTATTATTTGTCAAGTTTCGAATTCCAATTGAAATGAATGGCAGCTGAAATCCTAAAGGAGATATCCGTTTTGTTAGAAATGTGAGATGATCATGAGCTTCTGTTTTTTGGTTTACCACATGCCTCTACACCTAAAGTGAACCCCAAGTTCATAGGAAATGTCACGACCCGATTCCACGGgctagaccggcactaggacttgagaGTGTAAAGTCTCCAaaacctgtagtaagcctaattattctcAAAGCCATAATCAGGACCAAAATCAAGGTCCAACAtgctaagaaaaataaaataaaatgttttaaatttattttgggtcaACTCAACCCGATTTCTATCAGGAAGCCAAAACTAAGGGAGCCCAGATTAGTCCTGATGCCCATCATATACAAACTActtaatatcataaaattttcattaattaatataatatatatacaaattAATGTCACAGCGGAGCTCtagttattaaataa
It encodes:
- the LOC110672300 gene encoding BTB/POZ domain-containing protein At5g47800 isoform X1, which gives rise to MKFMKLGTRPDTFYTEEATRSVISDVPSDFVVHINNISYLLHKLQFPLLPKCGLLQRLCSDSDDSSTVSIELHDLPGGEEAFELCAKYCYGITIDLSAHNFVPAFCAAKFLRMTESIEKGNFVLKLEYFFNSCILEGWKDSITTLQTTAKLTEWSENLGIIRKCIDSIAQKILTAPEKVTWSYTYTRPGYKKTRESIPRDWWTEDISDLDIDLFRFIITAIRSTYMLPPQLIGEALHVYACRWLPDTKRIKPHESSVSQNDDDVTEKNRRILESIVSMIPEDRGSVSAGFLLRLLGIANYLGASPVLKTELIRKSSLQIEEATVSDLVFPSQSSSSQHLYDTDLVLSVVESFLILWRRQPPETVENTRLIRAIRKVGKLIDTYLQVVSRDKNMPVSKVVSLAEALPDIARKDHDDLYKAINIYLKEHPDLGKEDKKRLCRSLDCQKLSREVRAHAVKNERLPLRTVVQVLFFEQEKGSRATDSRMLPRELFSRGKQMQISGEELNKLHLGGDEQSVRMEEMRRTPMPNLNKLHLGGDEQSVRLEEMRRTAMPESSTRDFPKNKRPDKNSQLESEIEEVESKWEKDAREEGISGSKLDPKKILQSRIRLDHGPDKVRDR
- the LOC110672300 gene encoding BTB/POZ domain-containing protein At5g47800 isoform X2, which translates into the protein MKFMKLGTRPDTFYTEEATRSVISDVPSDFVVHINNISYLLHKFPLLPKCGLLQRLCSDSDDSSTVSIELHDLPGGEEAFELCAKYCYGITIDLSAHNFVPAFCAAKFLRMTESIEKGNFVLKLEYFFNSCILEGWKDSITTLQTTAKLTEWSENLGIIRKCIDSIAQKILTAPEKVTWSYTYTRPGYKKTRESIPRDWWTEDISDLDIDLFRFIITAIRSTYMLPPQLIGEALHVYACRWLPDTKRIKPHESSVSQNDDDVTEKNRRILESIVSMIPEDRGSVSAGFLLRLLGIANYLGASPVLKTELIRKSSLQIEEATVSDLVFPSQSSSSQHLYDTDLVLSVVESFLILWRRQPPETVENTRLIRAIRKVGKLIDTYLQVVSRDKNMPVSKVVSLAEALPDIARKDHDDLYKAINIYLKEHPDLGKEDKKRLCRSLDCQKLSREVRAHAVKNERLPLRTVVQVLFFEQEKGSRATDSRMLPRELFSRGKQMQISGEELNKLHLGGDEQSVRMEEMRRTPMPNLNKLHLGGDEQSVRLEEMRRTAMPESSTRDFPKNKRPDKNSQLESEIEEVESKWEKDAREEGISGSKLDPKKILQSRIRLDHGPDKVRDR
- the LOC110672300 gene encoding BTB/POZ domain-containing protein At5g47800 isoform X3, which translates into the protein MTESIEKGNFVLKLEYFFNSCILEGWKDSITTLQTTAKLTEWSENLGIIRKCIDSIAQKILTAPEKVTWSYTYTRPGYKKTRESIPRDWWTEDISDLDIDLFRFIITAIRSTYMLPPQLIGEALHVYACRWLPDTKRIKPHESSVSQNDDDVTEKNRRILESIVSMIPEDRGSVSAGFLLRLLGIANYLGASPVLKTELIRKSSLQIEEATVSDLVFPSQSSSSQHLYDTDLVLSVVESFLILWRRQPPETVENTRLIRAIRKVGKLIDTYLQVVSRDKNMPVSKVVSLAEALPDIARKDHDDLYKAINIYLKEHPDLGKEDKKRLCRSLDCQKLSREVRAHAVKNERLPLRTVVQVLFFEQEKGSRATDSRMLPRELFSRGKQMQISGEELNKLHLGGDEQSVRMEEMRRTPMPNLNKLHLGGDEQSVRLEEMRRTAMPESSTRDFPKNKRPDKNSQLESEIEEVESKWEKDAREEGISGSKLDPKKILQSRIRLDHGPDKVRDR